The genomic DNA TTCCCGGGCGATCGGCGCCAATCGCTGCTTGAGTCTGATGGCTGTTGGCAACCCGACGCGTAAGCGAGGCGACGTGCAAATCCCTCGCTAAGGCGCCGGGTTACCTTCTTCCGTGCCGCCGCAGAAAAAGCATCTGGTCTGTTCGAGCGGCTGATTCAATTAAGGCGCCGCTTGTTGCGGGCGATCACTCGGCAAAAGAAGCTGCGACGTCGCGGATGATCTGCTCCAAGTCGCGAGTCGGTTTGTAACCGATCAGATCGGCAGCTCGCTGCAGACACGGCACGCGTCGCTGCATGTCCTCGAACCCGTCTCCATAGGCTGCGTCGTAGGAGATCTTTTCGATCTGGCTGCTGCTGCCGGTCAGCTCGACGACTCGCTGGGCCAGTTGGTTGATCGATACCTCTTCGTCGTTGCCGATGTTCACGACCTGCCCGTAGCACTTGGGCGTCGACATGATTTCCACCAAGGCGCCGACGACATCGGCGACGTGCGCGAAACAGCGACTCTGCGTCCCATCGCCGTGCACGACCAGCGGTTTCCCCTTCAAGGCAGACTGGACGAAATTGGGGACAACCATTCCGTATTGCCCGGTCTGCCGCGGCCCGACGGTGTTGAACAGCCGCACGATGGCGACGGGCAACTGCGTCTCGCGGTGATGTGCCAGGGCGAGGAATTCGTCGAGAGTTTTTGAGCAGGCGTAGGCCCAGCGATGGCGGCTGGTCGCTCCGGTTACCAGATCGTCCTCTTCGTGGAACGGGATCTTGGAACCCTTGCCGTAGACTTCGCTGGTGCTGGTGATCAGGACCGGGCGGCGGAAACGGCTGCAGTGCCGCAACACGATCTCGGTCCCGCCGACGATCGTTTCGATCGTTTTGACGGGTTGGTCGATGATCAATTTCACGCCGACCGCGGAAGCGAGGTGGTAGACGACGTCCGATCTCTGGATCAGGTCGGCGACCAACGACTCATTAAAGACGGTATCGATGATGATCTGCACGTCGTCGCGTGGTTCCAACGCGGCGATGTTTTCGAAGCGACCCGTCGAGAGGTCGTCGACGATCGTGACATGCATCCCTTGGGCGAGCAGTTTCTCGGCCAAGTGGCTGCCAATAAAACCCGCCCCGCCAGTAATCAAAGCTCGTTTGGGCATCAGCGTCTACACGTTGCGGGGTCGAGGGAAAAGGAAATTTGCCCCCGACCTCGGCTGTGCTGCAATGCACCAGGCGATCGCTAAGCCGCGCGGCTGGCAGCCGTCGATAGCTTCGATCCGGCAGTTGCCGATTCCGACAGAGGGGCGTCGTATTGGTATCGCGGCACGATCGTTTTCAGTTTGGCCCGAACCGCCGACGAATCGGATTCCGCGGCTTCGACCAGTTCAGCGATATGCCTAATTACGTCTTTGAGTGCCAATTGTTCGCTTTCGGCGATCAAGATTTTCGGGTGCACCGTCTGCAGACGCTTCTCGTCGTCAATATATAGTTCTTCGTACAGCTTCTCGCCAGGACGCAGGCCGGTGAATTTCAGCTCGATGTCCTTATGGACTTCCAGTCCCGAGAGCCGGATCAGGTCCTCGGCCAGCGAGACGATCTTGACCGGTTGGCCCATGTCCAACACAAAGATCTCGCCGCCGCGGCCCATCGCTCCCGCTTGGATCACCAACTGGCTCGCCTCGGGGATCGTCATGAAGTACCGCGTCATATCGGGATGTGTGATCGTAACGGGGCCTCCTTCGGCGATCTGGCGGCGGAAGGTCGGCACGACGCTGCCAGCCGATCCGAGGACGTTGCCGAAGCGAACGGTGACGAAGTGGCAACTGGAATGCGCCGCCTTGGCTTGCACGTACAGTTCCGCAACGCGTTTGCAGCAGCCCATCACGCTTGTCGGATTGACAGCTTTGTCGGTCGAGATCATCACAAACGATTCGACGTCGTACAGGTGAGCCAGGTCGACCAATCCGCACGTCGCCTTGGTGATGTTTTTAACAGCTTCCGACGGGTGCTGTTCCATCAGCGGCACGTGCTTATACGCGGCGGCGTGGAACATGATCGCGGGGCGGTTTTCGCTGACGATCTCTCGCATCCGTTGGGTGTCGGTGATGTCGCCGACGATGACTTCGGCGATTCCCGCGTCGATCGCTTCTTGCAGTTCGTTGCCGAGGTGGAATTGGCCGGTTTCAGATCGGTCGACTAACAACAGCTTGCGCGGAGCGAACTTGAGCAACTGGCGAGCGATCTCCGAACCGATCGATCCGCAGCTGCCGGTGACCATCAAGACGCGGTCGCTGAGCCAGCGATTTAATTGATCTTGGTCGAGGTCGACTGCATCGCGGCCCAACAGGTCTTCGATATCGACCTCGCGGGGGTGGAAACCGACTTGGCCCGCCACGATCCGGCTGACGCTTGGGATCACGCGGACTTCGATCTCATGCTGGCGGCAATCGTTGACGACCGAGCGGAGGTTTTCGGGCGACAGTTCGCCGTCGACAACTAGCACGGTTTCGACGTTGTTTTGTTGGGCGGCGGTGACGATCTCTTGGAAGGTGGCGACGACTGGCACGCCGTTGATTTCACGCCCTACCAATCGGGGCTTTTCCGCGACGATTCCGACGACTTGGAAACTGGCTTCGCTGCCGCGGCGGATCGCTCGCAGGAAGGCTTCGCCGGTTTCGTTCAGTCCCGCAATCAGGACACGTGTTTGCGAGCTGGTATCGATCTTGGCGAGCGTTTTGCGTTCGCGCAGCACCCGCCGAATCGACAGCATGCTGCCGACAAACAGCGTGGTTAAGCAGGCGTCGATCACGATGATGCTGCGCGGCAGCAGACCATTATCCCGGAACATCGAATCGGCCAACGCCAGAAAAGCGGCGCTAACTGCCGTCGCGCGAGCCAGTCGCAGCAGATCGATGAAGGTGACGTAATCGTGCCAGGCGCGGGTCATCCGCAGCAGTCCGAAGACGCAGATCTTGATAGCAACCGCCGCGGGGATCACGATCTGCATCTCCGCCAGGTAGGTGGAGAATGCTGCCGATTCAAATCGCAGCAGGTAGGCTGATAGCGTCGCCAGGGCAAAGGCTGGCGTCAAAAACAAAGCCCCTGAAAAACGAGACCGGAGTCGCGCTAACCAGGGCGATCGGATAGCGTTCCGGGTGAATGTCCTTATATGTCCGCGTTCGGCCATTTCGCTGCCTCAAATTGATTTCTATTAAGGGGTGTGCAACCCGCCCGTTTGCGTGGCGACAGAGCGTCGAGTGCCGCGGCACTCGGAGTCAGACCGTTTCAGTACCGAAACGGGAACGCACCCCCCACTGTTTGCGGGGCGGAGTCTAGAAATTTGCAGCCCCCCGTCACAAGGTCACTTCCAGGGATAAAGCAAACGCTGGCACCAAAGCGGAAAAGCGAAGGGAAGAGTTGGCTTCCGTTGGCCAAGATTTTCCTGTATAACGACAACCACTCCGTTAGCTGGAACTCTGGATTGCAAGACGCCGGACAGCTAACCCGCTTCGATTGCCCGAAGAGCCAACCATACAATGATGTCGGACCACTGGAAATCAATTGCTAAATTCTTGGGAACTCCTGGCCTGCCCGACGATCCGGCGCCGGAAGTAGAACCCCAACCAGCCGTTGATGAGAAAGCTGCAGCCACCAAACCGGTTGGCGCACCAGAAGAAATAACTTCGCAAGCTGACGCCGACGAAATTCGTTGGGACCGCGATGCCGAGAAAAAAGAAGCTCAAGCCGCTGCGATTCTTGGTTCTCCCGAACCTAAAGAAGAACCGCTGCCCGGTTTTGGCGAAACGGAATCCGCCGGCGGCAGCAGCTGGGATAGCTTGGTAGAAAGCTTCGGAATCTCCGCTGCCAAGGAGCCCGAGCCGCAACCGCCAGCCGAAGAGCCTGCTGCTGCAGCGCCTCCCGCTGCGGAAAAACGCCCCTCGCGACCTGCTCGCCGCCAAGAACCTGCTGCTGGTTTTGGTCAGGGACTTGGTTTCGACGACGAACCGACGCGTAAATCCGAACCGACGGCTAAGGCTGAACCGG from Rosistilla oblonga includes the following:
- a CDS encoding polysaccharide biosynthesis protein; this encodes MTPAFALATLSAYLLRFESAAFSTYLAEMQIVIPAAVAIKICVFGLLRMTRAWHDYVTFIDLLRLARATAVSAAFLALADSMFRDNGLLPRSIIVIDACLTTLFVGSMLSIRRVLRERKTLAKIDTSSQTRVLIAGLNETGEAFLRAIRRGSEASFQVVGIVAEKPRLVGREINGVPVVATFQEIVTAAQQNNVETVLVVDGELSPENLRSVVNDCRQHEIEVRVIPSVSRIVAGQVGFHPREVDIEDLLGRDAVDLDQDQLNRWLSDRVLMVTGSCGSIGSEIARQLLKFAPRKLLLVDRSETGQFHLGNELQEAIDAGIAEVIVGDITDTQRMREIVSENRPAIMFHAAAYKHVPLMEQHPSEAVKNITKATCGLVDLAHLYDVESFVMISTDKAVNPTSVMGCCKRVAELYVQAKAAHSSCHFVTVRFGNVLGSAGSVVPTFRRQIAEGGPVTITHPDMTRYFMTIPEASQLVIQAGAMGRGGEIFVLDMGQPVKIVSLAEDLIRLSGLEVHKDIELKFTGLRPGEKLYEELYIDDEKRLQTVHPKILIAESEQLALKDVIRHIAELVEAAESDSSAVRAKLKTIVPRYQYDAPLSESATAGSKLSTAASRAA
- a CDS encoding NAD-dependent epimerase/dehydratase family protein — translated: MPKRALITGGAGFIGSHLAEKLLAQGMHVTIVDDLSTGRFENIAALEPRDDVQIIIDTVFNESLVADLIQRSDVVYHLASAVGVKLIIDQPVKTIETIVGGTEIVLRHCSRFRRPVLITSTSEVYGKGSKIPFHEEDDLVTGATSRHRWAYACSKTLDEFLALAHHRETQLPVAIVRLFNTVGPRQTGQYGMVVPNFVQSALKGKPLVVHGDGTQSRCFAHVADVVGALVEIMSTPKCYGQVVNIGNDEEVSINQLAQRVVELTGSSSQIEKISYDAAYGDGFEDMQRRVPCLQRAADLIGYKPTRDLEQIIRDVAASFAE